Proteins co-encoded in one Alphaproteobacteria bacterium SS10 genomic window:
- a CDS encoding protein rep encodes MSSPANLDIHANNVSPPALVTSNRQQSHAQAGDNGDRGLSKIRRHQLRRTSASLLPGERVKKCGQQPVGTTVTLHATHTGHHFAGVETCGSVWHCPVCAAKITEGRREEIDAVLESHRKAGGAVYMMTLTIPHHRMQTCEELRHVVRDVWRFVKQGSPWKRAKAKFGYLGDVRAMEVTHGHDGWHPHLHILVFMHPDATEDDAEQLGFYFFDRWARSVERKGYGQCSADAFTFDRVTEDSGAAEYVGKWGASLELTKAHTKLAGNGGRTPWQILDDCHRHGSKRDKALFREYAHAFKGARQLTWGGDIRHRYDNSPEATDEELAASKELPETHIATLGNALWKHIRRQQIIPHVLVEADQADGVEGVIALLRAQGLDVIQREHQSLELGRRVPFLDLAPPSQTSPGIPPGTCPGTCPGSYREPYPPRNFNDLEDGMGITTSNHRKVNP; translated from the coding sequence ATGAGCTCCCCTGCAAATCTTGATATACACGCAAATAATGTTTCCCCCCCAGCCCTAGTAACCAGTAACCGGCAACAATCCCATGCACAGGCTGGGGATAATGGTGACAGAGGACTCTCCAAGATCAGGCGGCACCAGCTCCGCCGAACATCTGCTTCGTTACTTCCAGGGGAACGGGTCAAGAAATGCGGGCAGCAGCCCGTAGGCACGACAGTTACGCTTCATGCCACCCATACCGGTCATCATTTTGCAGGCGTCGAGACATGCGGCTCTGTTTGGCATTGCCCGGTTTGCGCAGCCAAGATCACCGAGGGTCGCCGTGAGGAAATCGATGCCGTCCTAGAAAGCCACCGGAAGGCTGGTGGGGCCGTCTACATGATGACCCTTACCATTCCGCATCATCGCATGCAGACCTGTGAGGAGCTTCGCCATGTCGTCCGCGACGTATGGCGGTTCGTGAAGCAAGGCAGCCCCTGGAAGCGGGCCAAAGCCAAATTCGGCTATCTGGGCGATGTTCGGGCCATGGAAGTCACCCATGGCCACGATGGATGGCACCCTCACCTTCATATCCTCGTGTTCATGCATCCAGACGCGACCGAGGATGATGCTGAGCAACTAGGCTTCTATTTCTTTGATCGATGGGCACGCAGTGTCGAGCGCAAAGGCTACGGGCAATGCTCTGCGGATGCGTTCACCTTTGATCGGGTGACCGAAGACAGTGGCGCCGCTGAGTATGTAGGCAAATGGGGTGCAAGCCTTGAGCTCACCAAGGCCCATACAAAGCTCGCTGGCAACGGTGGCAGGACGCCATGGCAGATCCTTGATGACTGCCATCGCCACGGTAGCAAGCGCGATAAGGCTCTATTTCGAGAGTATGCTCACGCCTTCAAGGGCGCACGACAGCTCACCTGGGGCGGCGATATTCGGCATCGCTACGATAACAGCCCAGAGGCCACCGACGAAGAGTTAGCAGCCTCCAAAGAACTTCCTGAGACGCATATCGCCACGCTTGGCAATGCACTGTGGAAGCATATCAGGCGACAGCAGATCATCCCTCACGTGCTGGTTGAGGCAGATCAGGCCGATGGTGTTGAGGGTGTCATCGCCCTCCTAAGAGCCCAGGGCCTCGATGTCATTCAGCGCGAGCATCAATCACTCGAATTAGGCCGGCGAGTGCCGTTCCTCGACCTCGCCCCGCCTTCACAGACGTCACCGGGCATTCCTCCCGGTACGTGTCCCGGTACGTGTCCCGGTAGCTACCGGGAACCCTACCCACCTCGCAATTTCAATGACTTAGAAGATGGGATGGGTATTACCACCAGCAATCATCGAAAGGTAAATCCATGA
- a CDS encoding MBOAT family protein encodes MVFSSLEFIYLFLPPVLAGFLFLRWRGHEAAIIWWLVGASIAFYAWWSVPYLLLLIGSVVVNYLLHRFLSISKDKAVLTIGIVLNLAALAYFKYANFFIQNYNAISGHDLALLNIVLPLAISFFTFQQISFLCDTYKGQVTNCDFARYALFVVFFPQLIAGPIVLQKDTLPQFKLKVFQGKLSTNLAVGGTLLAIGLFKKIVLADSMAPYANLVFGAAGDAHGIPLEAAWIGALAYTFQIYFDFSGYCDMALGLARLFGIRLPINFNSPYKARSIVDFWRRWHITLSRFLRDYLYIPLGGNQCSKQRRYLNLMLTMLLGGLWHGAAWTFVVWGLLHGLYLTINHAWSAVMKDTRLAQIIPAPVKICASWGVTMIAVIIAWVFFRAESFDAAIAILHGMTGLSTALEPTLWEGLTNGSAWIWLQFLALAIIAVWMPNSIELTARYRPVIDVARELRIKLGQAPKLWQPTPAWSLAIATIAVISIIQMYRIGDLTEFIYFNF; translated from the coding sequence ATGGTCTTCAGTTCATTAGAATTCATCTATCTGTTCCTACCACCGGTACTGGCAGGTTTTCTGTTCCTGCGCTGGCGGGGTCATGAGGCTGCAATCATCTGGTGGTTGGTTGGCGCTTCCATCGCCTTCTACGCCTGGTGGAGCGTGCCGTACCTGCTGCTTCTGATTGGCTCGGTGGTGGTGAACTACTTGCTGCACCGGTTCCTATCGATATCGAAAGATAAGGCGGTGCTGACGATCGGCATCGTGCTGAACCTGGCGGCACTGGCTTACTTCAAATACGCCAACTTCTTCATTCAGAACTACAACGCGATCAGTGGCCATGATCTGGCCCTGTTAAACATCGTGCTACCGCTGGCGATCTCGTTCTTCACCTTCCAGCAGATCTCCTTCCTCTGCGATACCTATAAGGGCCAGGTGACCAATTGTGACTTCGCCCGCTATGCCCTGTTCGTGGTGTTTTTCCCGCAGCTGATCGCCGGCCCGATTGTCCTCCAGAAGGATACGTTGCCGCAGTTCAAGCTGAAGGTGTTCCAGGGCAAGTTGAGCACCAACCTGGCCGTTGGCGGTACGCTCTTGGCCATTGGCCTATTCAAGAAGATCGTGCTGGCTGACAGCATGGCCCCCTATGCGAACCTGGTTTTTGGGGCCGCCGGTGATGCCCATGGCATACCGCTTGAGGCGGCCTGGATTGGCGCTCTTGCCTACACCTTCCAGATCTATTTCGACTTCTCTGGCTATTGCGATATGGCGCTCGGCCTGGCGCGGTTGTTTGGCATTCGACTGCCGATCAACTTCAACTCGCCCTACAAGGCGCGCAGCATCGTTGATTTCTGGCGTCGCTGGCACATCACCCTGTCTCGCTTCCTGCGTGATTACCTATACATCCCGCTGGGCGGCAATCAGTGCAGCAAGCAACGGCGCTATCTCAACCTGATGCTCACCATGCTGCTGGGTGGCCTATGGCATGGTGCCGCTTGGACCTTCGTGGTTTGGGGTCTGCTACACGGCCTGTACCTGACCATCAATCACGCTTGGTCAGCCGTGATGAAAGATACCCGCCTGGCCCAAATCATCCCGGCCCCGGTGAAGATCTGTGCCAGCTGGGGCGTCACGATGATCGCGGTGATCATTGCCTGGGTCTTCTTCCGGGCAGAGAGCTTCGATGCCGCCATCGCCATCCTGCATGGCATGACCGGCCTCTCAACCGCGTTGGAGCCAACACTGTGGGAAGGGCTGACCAATGGTTCAGCATGGATCTGGCTGCAGTTCCTGGCGCTGGCAATCATCGCAGTGTGGATGCCCAACTCAATCGAGCTAACCGCCCGCTATCGCCCCGTGATCGATGTGGCACGGGAGCTGCGGATCAAGCTTGGCCAGGCGCCTAAGCTTTGGCAGCCGACCCCGGCCTGGTCCCTTGCCATCGCAACCATCGCGGTGATCTCGATCATTCAGATGTACCGGATCGGTGATCTGACTGAATTCATCTACTTCAACTTCTAG
- a CDS encoding sel1 repeat family protein, with translation MLRKTNTRTVKTAFGTLAGAALVSALMMAEPPAAALMTTVEPTQRVDARVLEQLKHARALQKLKQWEEAYEIIRSLAAEGHPTALYHLGRALKSGHGVDPDPHAAKEAFKRAVSYDFAERGAAAYELGRLYQRATGPGCMTMAFQWFLKSLEFGHDKAHVQLAKHYERGLGVAVSYEAASGHYEQAAIFGYPTATIQLARLLNEGGSGFAQNPRMAQYWFARARDGLISKANSGSASAAKTLGRLYLRGEFQDPDLDQAQRWFVRSAELGDAGAMHELGLMLTRNAKSTEAAQEGIDWLNQAIALSHGGAMTDLARLHLKERFGLERPDAVALLEDGVEVGHPGSMAELGRLHFKGDLVPRDLARARELAERGAAQRHQGARALLKQLDTQHAALTVTEVAAATD, from the coding sequence ATGTTACGCAAGACGAATACCCGAACGGTGAAGACCGCCTTTGGCACCCTGGCAGGCGCCGCCCTGGTTTCCGCCCTCATGATGGCAGAACCACCAGCCGCAGCGCTCATGACAACGGTCGAGCCAACCCAACGCGTTGATGCACGGGTTCTTGAGCAGCTGAAACACGCCCGAGCGTTACAGAAGCTTAAGCAATGGGAAGAGGCCTACGAGATCATTCGTAGCCTAGCAGCCGAAGGGCACCCGACAGCGCTTTACCATCTCGGCCGGGCGCTCAAATCAGGACATGGCGTTGATCCGGACCCACACGCGGCCAAAGAGGCCTTCAAACGCGCCGTTTCTTACGACTTTGCGGAGCGCGGGGCGGCGGCTTATGAGCTTGGGCGGCTATACCAACGGGCCACCGGCCCAGGTTGCATGACCATGGCCTTCCAATGGTTCTTGAAGAGCCTGGAGTTCGGCCATGACAAAGCGCATGTGCAGCTCGCCAAACACTACGAGCGTGGCCTCGGCGTTGCCGTTAGCTATGAAGCGGCCAGCGGTCACTACGAGCAGGCCGCCATCTTTGGCTATCCAACCGCCACCATACAATTGGCCCGCCTGCTAAATGAGGGTGGTAGCGGCTTCGCACAGAACCCCCGCATGGCCCAGTACTGGTTTGCAAGAGCGAGAGACGGCCTCATCAGCAAGGCAAATAGCGGCTCCGCCAGTGCGGCGAAGACCCTTGGCCGCCTCTATCTGAGGGGTGAATTCCAAGATCCCGACCTTGATCAGGCCCAACGGTGGTTTGTCCGCTCAGCCGAGCTCGGCGATGCCGGCGCGATGCATGAGCTGGGCCTCATGTTGACCCGCAATGCCAAATCAACCGAGGCAGCGCAGGAAGGGATCGATTGGCTGAACCAAGCAATCGCCCTCAGCCATGGCGGCGCCATGACCGACCTCGCCCGCTTGCACCTTAAAGAGCGCTTTGGCCTGGAGCGGCCAGATGCCGTCGCCCTGTTGGAAGATGGGGTTGAGGTGGGCCATCCCGGCTCCATGGCTGAGCTGGGACGCCTGCACTTCAAAGGGGATCTTGTCCCACGCGACCTCGCCAGGGCGAGAGAGCTCGCCGAACGGGGGGCCGCCCAACGGCACCAGGGTGCGCGCGCCTTACTCAAACAACTCGACACCCAGCACGCCGCGCTGACCGTCACGGAAGTCGCGGCTGCAACAGACTAA
- a CDS encoding helix-turn-helix transcriptional regulator: MTSDQPKPREALGKALREAREKAGLSRVALCQKIGISENTLIRYERAGLEEDGQYPSSQNLAMLCLFLDLHPIWTLLKCVPEEHQEAAEQAFIDYSYEPSYQFHFMQTQYLALLKDNQIQREALRILTKDPDELDDDEKYLKQWLVEQSQEIHDRQEAFDQRMLAFMTLTGAEKNESLFIPGPEAQQATDFFDYLAEAPEAGRAEQRIDAQIARKYREIEHLKLHKKEEPAGGETKTDSSTNSNPPTDPKEDRR, from the coding sequence ATGACTTCAGACCAACCAAAGCCGCGTGAAGCGCTGGGCAAAGCCCTAAGAGAGGCCAGAGAAAAGGCGGGCCTCTCTCGCGTTGCGCTGTGTCAGAAGATTGGAATTAGTGAGAACACCCTGATCCGCTATGAGCGCGCCGGACTAGAAGAAGATGGGCAGTATCCCTCGTCTCAGAACCTCGCAATGCTCTGTCTCTTCTTGGACCTCCACCCCATTTGGACACTCCTTAAGTGCGTTCCAGAAGAGCACCAAGAGGCCGCTGAACAAGCATTTATCGATTACAGCTACGAACCCTCATATCAATTTCATTTCATGCAAACTCAGTACTTAGCATTATTGAAGGACAACCAAATACAACGTGAGGCGCTTCGAATTCTGACCAAAGACCCGGACGAGCTAGACGATGATGAGAAGTACCTGAAGCAATGGCTAGTCGAGCAATCCCAAGAAATCCATGACAGGCAGGAAGCTTTTGATCAACGAATGCTTGCGTTCATGACGCTGACCGGAGCTGAGAAGAATGAGAGCCTGTTCATCCCCGGCCCTGAGGCGCAGCAAGCTACCGACTTCTTTGACTATTTGGCAGAGGCCCCTGAAGCAGGCCGGGCTGAACAAAGGATCGATGCTCAAATAGCAAGAAAGTACCGGGAGATCGAACACCTAAAACTACACAAAAAAGAAGAGCCCGCAGGCGGCGAAACCAAGACGGACTCTTCGACAAACTCCAATCCACCAACTGATCCAAAGGAGGACAGAAGATGA
- a CDS encoding helix-turn-helix transcriptional regulator: MTDTATLNQATTAGERLRAAREQAGLSRNDLAEKTDLTLRIIEKFEQGLQEPNLSRLVAICEALGCSTDHIAFGTDDAPEHIDHQDADYEDERGGNPVLSIFYETRAAGLLIAIDEMRVGEFSGNRRKLGPMVGDLEASLRYLDPEELIDLAIERDIAKLSDGQWQELASVAFENATDDQKHQLDAVGKRIIDTALFGVDLETMTDEQLEALDDQLSGKPFVQLFEGKDLISGLRMRMRSAITEGGPIFDER; the protein is encoded by the coding sequence ATGACTGACACTGCAACTCTCAATCAAGCAACGACCGCTGGCGAACGGCTTCGTGCCGCTCGCGAACAGGCAGGTCTGAGCCGAAACGATCTAGCTGAGAAAACCGATCTTACGCTCCGCATCATCGAGAAGTTCGAACAAGGCCTTCAAGAACCAAACCTTAGTCGCCTCGTCGCTATCTGCGAAGCCCTAGGATGCTCAACAGATCACATTGCCTTTGGCACCGACGACGCGCCGGAACATATCGATCACCAAGACGCAGACTATGAAGACGAGCGCGGCGGAAACCCTGTCCTATCGATTTTCTACGAGACGAGAGCCGCCGGGTTACTCATCGCAATCGATGAAATGCGAGTTGGTGAGTTTAGTGGGAACCGCCGCAAGCTAGGCCCAATGGTAGGTGATCTCGAGGCCAGCCTTCGATACTTGGACCCGGAAGAACTTATCGACCTCGCCATTGAACGAGACATCGCCAAGCTTAGCGATGGCCAATGGCAAGAACTTGCCTCAGTAGCGTTTGAAAACGCTACCGATGATCAAAAGCATCAGCTGGATGCAGTGGGTAAGAGAATCATCGATACAGCCCTCTTTGGCGTTGATCTCGAGACCATGACCGACGAGCAGCTTGAAGCACTGGATGATCAGCTCAGCGGGAAACCCTTTGTCCAATTGTTTGAAGGTAAGGACCTGATATCAGGCCTCCGCATGCGGATGCGGAGCGCGATCACCGAAGGCGGACCTATCTTCGATGAACGCTAG
- a CDS encoding DUF4114 domain-containing protein, with amino-acid sequence MVGTNEDDNITGKNTSDVMSGRAGDDSITGQNGNDEIWGGTGDDTLRGNNGNDIVFGSGGPNIVDVESVEITDDYDVSVIFEGETAGYKNTFGTYKVQEDETITDVEIIWPNASLRYSGGDLVQGVSREYLDVEAGDQISFFIVSNGYNLNGRYNDVDLEAGALEFRDADGEIATLNSINPDLIHVAEDGTETEIRVDKYHTAAFGEHQQLNADGLLHTAGILKPDAGTLTIGFEDLYNGGDRDFDDSVFTVDIGTVNAQVLNAHYQTGNDDEDPDTGDGDGDDDVVIIPPSDNDHLYGGNGADELHGRSGNDKLEGDNGNDALHGGSGDDQAVGESGDDTVFGNSGNDNLSGGQGRDSLGGNSGDDVINGDSQDDTIIGGHGQDTLDGGNHDDLVIGGSGDDYLIGGYGDDTLKGGAGEDTLSGGHGDDDLQGGHGDDTFIADAGDDSFHGGRGVNTVDYSDYDNDLRILLHNKKAHGLEIGNDYLKYIQNAISGDGDDSIKGSKEANELIAGGGDDRIRSLGGEDTLTGGSGDDIFEWRSYDIDGDADIITDFDLNDDAIDLRHVMKNAETDDEIIARLNVEDTDDGALISVRKGGTGDGLTDLVILQGIDGEDATSLFDAGIFIV; translated from the coding sequence ATCGTGGGCACCAATGAGGATGATAATATTACTGGTAAGAATACCTCAGACGTTATGTCCGGACGGGCTGGCGATGACTCTATCACCGGCCAAAACGGGAATGACGAGATCTGGGGCGGTACCGGGGATGACACCCTAAGAGGTAATAACGGCAACGATATCGTCTTCGGCTCCGGCGGCCCCAACATCGTCGATGTTGAATCTGTCGAGATCACCGATGACTACGATGTCTCTGTTATCTTTGAGGGTGAAACAGCCGGGTACAAAAACACCTTCGGCACCTACAAGGTGCAGGAGGATGAGACCATTACGGATGTTGAGATCATTTGGCCAAATGCATCGCTGAGATATTCAGGCGGTGATTTGGTTCAGGGGGTTTCGAGAGAGTACTTGGACGTGGAAGCTGGTGACCAAATATCCTTCTTCATCGTTTCCAATGGTTACAATCTCAACGGTCGATACAACGATGTTGATCTAGAGGCTGGCGCTCTCGAGTTTCGTGATGCGGATGGTGAGATTGCCACCCTGAACAGCATCAACCCCGATCTGATCCACGTGGCCGAGGATGGCACCGAAACCGAAATCCGTGTGGACAAGTACCACACGGCGGCATTCGGTGAGCATCAACAGCTAAACGCGGATGGTTTGCTGCATACGGCGGGCATCTTGAAGCCTGATGCTGGCACGCTGACCATTGGGTTTGAGGATCTCTACAATGGCGGCGATCGCGACTTTGATGACAGTGTTTTCACGGTCGATATCGGCACCGTTAATGCCCAGGTTCTGAATGCCCATTACCAAACCGGGAATGACGATGAGGATCCGGATACAGGTGATGGCGACGGTGACGATGACGTCGTAATCATCCCGCCATCCGATAATGATCACCTCTATGGCGGTAATGGCGCTGACGAACTGCATGGCCGGTCCGGCAACGACAAGCTTGAAGGCGATAACGGCAATGATGCCCTGCATGGTGGCTCTGGTGATGACCAGGCGGTCGGGGAGTCAGGCGACGATACCGTCTTTGGCAACTCGGGTAATGACAACCTATCCGGTGGTCAGGGGCGTGATAGCCTTGGCGGTAACAGCGGTGACGATGTCATCAATGGCGATAGCCAGGATGACACCATCATTGGTGGCCATGGCCAGGACACGCTCGACGGTGGTAACCATGATGACCTGGTCATCGGTGGGTCTGGCGATGACTACCTAATCGGTGGTTATGGCGATGACACACTAAAGGGTGGTGCCGGTGAGGATACGCTGTCTGGTGGTCATGGTGATGACGACCTACAGGGTGGCCATGGTGATGATACCTTCATTGCCGATGCCGGTGATGACTCCTTCCATGGTGGTCGGGGCGTCAACACGGTCGATTACTCCGACTACGACAATGATCTCAGAATCCTACTGCACAATAAGAAGGCACACGGGCTTGAGATCGGCAATGACTACCTGAAGTATATCCAGAACGCGATCAGCGGTGATGGTGATGACAGCATCAAGGGCAGCAAAGAAGCGAATGAGCTGATTGCTGGCGGCGGTGATGATCGCATCCGCTCACTTGGTGGCGAGGATACACTGACCGGTGGGTCGGGTGACGATATCTTCGAATGGCGTAGCTATGACATTGATGGCGATGCCGACATCATCACCGACTTCGATCTTAACGATGATGCCATCGATCTTCGTCATGTGATGAAGAACGCAGAGACTGATGATGAGATCATCGCCCGCCTCAATGTCGAGGATACGGATGATGGCGCCCTGATCTCGGTCCGCAAAGGCGGGACCGGTGATGGCCTGACCGATCTTGTCATCCTGCAAGGTATCGATGGTGAGGATGCAACCTCACTCTTCGATGCAGGCATCTTCATCGTCTAA